A DNA window from Campylobacter lari contains the following coding sequences:
- the pstA gene encoding phosphate ABC transporter permease PstA has translation MKKLFKQRKKASKNFKRFCKMGLYINLIFLCIFLSSVGYLGIGAFKQTYIYAQADRNSPSYELLSRAEQRKIRTGQIKEKSWLLANSEVDQYMKKNYNKLSDEQKTLVDELVQKQEIKLSFNTNFFLNGDSKSPENSGIFASVVGTLLVMIVCMVVSIPIGVGAAIYLEEFAPQNVFTHFIEVCINNLASIPSILFGLLGLGVFINLFGMPRSSALVGGLTLAIMSLPIIIVSTKAALKSVDINMKNAAYALGMTKIQMIKGIMLPLAMPMILTGSILTLAQAIGETAPLMIIGMIAFIPDVANSVFAPTSVLPAQIFSWSAMPERAFLERTAAGIIVLLSLLVILNLAAILLRRYFQGKLK, from the coding sequence ATGAAAAAACTTTTTAAACAAAGAAAAAAAGCTTCAAAAAATTTCAAAAGATTCTGTAAAATGGGGCTTTATATAAACCTTATTTTTCTTTGTATTTTTTTATCAAGCGTAGGGTATCTTGGGATAGGAGCTTTTAAGCAAACTTACATTTATGCCCAGGCTGATAGAAATAGCCCTTCATATGAGCTTTTATCGCGTGCTGAACAAAGGAAAATAAGAACAGGTCAAATCAAAGAAAAATCTTGGCTTTTAGCAAATTCTGAAGTTGATCAATATATGAAAAAAAACTACAATAAACTAAGCGATGAACAAAAAACTTTAGTTGATGAATTAGTTCAAAAGCAAGAAATCAAACTAAGTTTTAACACAAATTTTTTCCTTAATGGAGATTCTAAATCACCTGAAAATTCAGGAATCTTTGCTTCTGTGGTTGGAACTTTACTTGTGATGATAGTATGTATGGTTGTAAGTATCCCAATAGGAGTTGGGGCAGCTATTTATTTAGAAGAATTTGCTCCGCAAAATGTATTTACGCATTTTATAGAAGTGTGTATTAATAACCTTGCAAGTATTCCTAGTATTTTATTTGGACTTTTAGGACTTGGGGTGTTTATTAATCTTTTTGGGATGCCTCGTTCTAGTGCTTTAGTTGGAGGATTAACTTTGGCTATTATGAGCTTACCTATTATTATTGTTTCAACTAAAGCTGCCTTAAAAAGTGTGGATATTAATATGAAAAATGCAGCATATGCTTTAGGCATGACTAAAATTCAAATGATAAAAGGCATTATGCTACCTTTGGCAATGCCTATGATTTTAACAGGTTCTATTTTAACTTTAGCTCAAGCTATTGGTGAAACCGCACCTTTGATGATTATAGGTATGATAGCTTTTATACCTGATGTGGCAAATAGTGTTTTTGCGCCAACAAGTGTTTTACCTGCTCAAATTTTTTCATGGTCAGCTATGCCAGAGCGTGCATTTTTAGAAAGAACAGCAGCAGGGATTATAGTGCTTTTATCTCTTTTGGTGATTTTAAATTTAGCAGCAATACTTTTAAGAAGATATTTTCAAGGAAAATTAAAATGA
- the pstB gene encoding phosphate ABC transporter ATP-binding protein PstB produces the protein MIAKTTNLNLFYGKKQALFDINMEIQKNKITALIGASGCGKSTFLRCFNRMNDKIAKIDGLVEIDGKDVKNQDLVVLRKKVGMVFQQPNVFVKSIYDNISYAPKLHGMIKNKDEEDALVEDCLKKVGLFEEVKDKLKQNALALSGGQQQRLCIARALAIKPKLLLLDEPTSALDPISSSVIEELIKELSHNLSMIMVTHNMQQGKRVADYTAFFHLGELVEFGESKEFFENPKQEKTKAYLNGAFG, from the coding sequence ATGATAGCAAAAACAACAAATCTAAATTTATTTTATGGTAAAAAACAAGCTTTATTTGATATTAATATGGAAATTCAAAAAAATAAAATCACAGCTTTAATAGGTGCTTCAGGCTGTGGAAAATCCACATTTTTGCGTTGTTTTAATAGGATGAATGACAAAATAGCAAAAATCGATGGTCTTGTTGAGATTGATGGAAAAGATGTTAAAAATCAAGATTTAGTCGTGCTTAGAAAAAAAGTTGGAATGGTATTTCAACAACCTAATGTTTTTGTAAAAAGCATTTATGATAATATTTCTTATGCTCCAAAACTCCATGGGATGATCAAAAACAAAGATGAAGAAGATGCTTTGGTGGAAGATTGTCTTAAAAAAGTAGGGCTTTTTGAGGAGGTAAAGGATAAACTAAAACAAAATGCTCTAGCACTTTCAGGTGGTCAGCAACAACGCCTTTGTATTGCAAGAGCTTTGGCCATAAAGCCAAAATTATTACTTTTAGATGAACCAACTTCTGCACTTGATCCTATATCTTCAAGCGTTATAGAAGAGCTTATTAAAGAATTAAGTCATAATCTTTCTATGATCATGGTAACGCATAACATGCAACAAGGTAAGCGCGTGGCTGATTATACTGCATTTTTTCATCTAGGTGAACTTGTAGAATTTGGTGAAAGTAAAGAATTTTTTGAAAATCCAAAACAAGAAAAAACAAAAGCATACTTAAATGGAGCTTTTGGATAA
- a CDS encoding DUF2920 family protein, translating to MLINQTYFIDSCDDVELNIKRESKLEFKLTYDDEKEIEAIVCIIPGLGGDSNEIYKTKLANYGAREYNIAVLAVNYHCIGNRPQTGAKFFLDNIDKFIFNTSINALNINIPYDIQKLNNFDEFYPAMDYVNKQIQKMKNNWQLDKNYYLDLSVSLQPTKNEYQNFGIMQATDILNALLYIRKNPPFKVMGGGIKHILIGSSHGGYLANLCAKISPWIIDAVIDNSSYAKTCWRLIGFGKEIDYSEHMCFGTFHFFNNIRLCCYDKTFWTINKQSPYYFSLGRRLIRDILNQKHLILQSSYPKPAYIFYHSKFDTAIAPYEDKKELFCILDSLDFKYSSYVIDDENQVDGKLIKNLDHGMGMSIKTLINKHLPQILQEPLKDKTCKKEISYKCDDLIYTFKEENDQIVLSISN from the coding sequence ATGCTCATAAATCAAACCTATTTCATAGACTCTTGTGATGATGTAGAATTAAATATAAAAAGAGAAAGTAAGTTGGAGTTTAAACTTACATATGATGATGAAAAAGAAATTGAAGCTATCGTCTGTATTATACCTGGATTAGGTGGTGATTCAAATGAAATTTACAAAACAAAATTAGCTAACTATGGGGCACGGGAATACAATATTGCTGTTTTAGCTGTAAATTATCACTGTATAGGCAATCGTCCTCAAACAGGAGCAAAATTTTTTCTTGATAATATTGATAAATTTATTTTTAATACAAGTATAAATGCACTTAATATAAACATTCCTTATGACATACAAAAATTAAACAATTTTGATGAATTTTACCCTGCTATGGATTATGTCAACAAGCAAATCCAAAAAATGAAGAATAATTGGCAGTTGGATAAAAACTATTATCTTGATTTGAGTGTCAGTTTGCAACCAACTAAAAACGAATATCAAAATTTTGGTATTATGCAAGCAACAGATATACTAAATGCTCTTTTATATATTAGAAAAAATCCTCCTTTTAAAGTTATGGGGGGGGGTATAAAGCATATTTTAATAGGATCATCTCATGGTGGATATTTAGCAAATTTATGTGCAAAAATTTCTCCTTGGATTATCGATGCAGTTATAGATAATTCATCTTATGCAAAAACATGTTGGAGATTGATAGGTTTTGGGAAAGAAATTGATTATAGTGAGCATATGTGTTTTGGTACTTTCCATTTTTTTAATAATATAAGACTATGTTGTTACGATAAAACTTTTTGGACTATAAACAAGCAATCGCCGTATTATTTTTCACTTGGAAGAAGATTAATTAGAGATATACTAAACCAAAAACACTTAATATTGCAAAGTTCCTATCCTAAACCGGCATATATTTTCTATCATTCAAAATTTGATACAGCTATAGCTCCTTATGAAGATAAAAAAGAATTATTTTGTATTTTGGATAGCCTTGATTTTAAATATAGCTCATATGTTATAGATGATGAAAATCAAGTGGATGGAAAATTGATAAAAAATTTAGATCATGGGATGGGGATGTCTATTAAAACTTTAATAAATAAACACTTACCACAAATTCTGCAAGAACCTTTAAAAGATAAAACTTGTAAAAAAGAAATCTCATATAAGTGTGATGATTTAATATATACTTTTAAAGAGGAAAATGATCAAATTGTTTTAAGTATATCAAATTAA
- a CDS encoding MATE family efflux transporter yields the protein MASKQLSLKHLSMPILLEMFLRYFSLIINTVMVSQYSNFLVGAMGAGNQVADLFIIIFSFLSVGCSVVIAQALGAKDYTLARKAIHQSLFLNALLGFVCGSLILWHGEFLLYLLQIPNELLKNSEIYLHMLGICLFFDAMGIVLAAIIRVYNMAYWVMFTTLLMNVVIFIGNFYVLHFTKLELFGVGLSNILGRLVAFGMLVAILSFKLKIHLKIKEMISLEKVVLKKIFNIGGFAAGEHLIWFIQYTIAFAFVASLGKENLSVQTIYFQISLLIMLVGQAISVANEIIIGKLVGAKYLNVAYKHTWIALYFSVVASAFVALLNYVLQDFTMGVVKLEESLKELMIPLFTLSIFLEISRTFNIVMVNSLRASGDARFPFLSGVVFMLGVSLPVGYVLCFYAGLGILGVWIGFCADEFLRGIVNSYRWKSKKWQGKALV from the coding sequence ATGGCAAGCAAACAACTTTCACTCAAACATCTTAGTATGCCTATATTGCTTGAAATGTTTTTAAGATATTTTTCTTTGATTATCAACACCGTGATGGTTTCGCAGTATTCTAACTTTTTAGTTGGAGCCATGGGTGCGGGTAATCAAGTAGCAGATTTATTTATCATTATTTTTAGTTTTTTAAGTGTGGGTTGTAGTGTAGTGATCGCTCAAGCTTTAGGAGCTAAAGATTACACTCTAGCAAGAAAGGCAATTCATCAAAGTTTATTTTTAAATGCTTTGCTTGGTTTTGTGTGCGGAAGTTTGATTTTATGGCATGGAGAGTTTTTGCTTTATCTTTTACAAATTCCAAATGAGCTTTTAAAGAATAGTGAAATTTACTTGCACATGCTTGGAATTTGTTTGTTTTTTGACGCTATGGGTATAGTTTTAGCTGCTATTATTAGGGTGTATAATATGGCTTATTGGGTTATGTTTACTACCTTATTGATGAATGTTGTGATATTTATAGGAAATTTTTATGTATTACATTTTACCAAACTAGAGCTTTTTGGAGTAGGGCTTAGTAATATACTTGGGCGTTTGGTCGCCTTTGGTATGCTTGTAGCAATACTTAGTTTTAAACTCAAAATTCATCTTAAAATTAAAGAGATGATAAGTCTTGAAAAAGTGGTACTTAAAAAGATTTTTAACATTGGTGGTTTTGCAGCAGGAGAGCATTTGATATGGTTTATACAATACACCATAGCTTTTGCTTTTGTAGCAAGCTTGGGTAAAGAAAATTTAAGCGTTCAAACGATTTATTTTCAAATTTCTTTACTTATCATGCTAGTAGGGCAAGCTATAAGCGTGGCAAATGAAATTATCATAGGTAAATTAGTCGGCGCAAAATACTTAAATGTAGCCTATAAGCATACTTGGATAGCTTTATATTTTAGCGTGGTAGCAAGTGCTTTTGTAGCTTTGCTTAATTATGTTTTGCAAGATTTTACTATGGGTGTGGTAAAGCTTGAAGAAAGTTTAAAAGAGCTTATGATACCACTTTTTACTCTTTCAATTTTCTTAGAAATCTCAAGAACTTTTAATATAGTCATGGTGAATTCGCTAAGAGCAAGTGGTGATGCGAGATTTCCATTTTTAAGTGGAGTGGTGTTTATGCTTGGGGTTTCTTTACCGGTTGGTTATGTGCTTTGTTTTTATGCTGGACTTGGAATTTTGGGAGTTTGGATAGGTTTTTGTGCAGATGAGTTTTTACGCGGTATAGTAAATTCATATAGATGGAAAAGTAAAAAATGGCAAGGCAAAGCACTAGTATAA
- a CDS encoding M48 family metallopeptidase yields MARQSTSIKGILEFKEFRFAFEKKKLKYLRLRIDRDLNFKLSIPLYYEQRDVLRFLEKNESWIRAKEKELSLKRVVLASDELYFLGKKYKLVFNENHKKVLIKKDKIFAKNQKSLDLFLRRSARVIFEYFIKKWEFAFERKVQRICIKEMISRWGSCNHQKAYINLNLKLMQKPIKAIEYVILHELTHLIYPHHQKEFYDFLYKFMPDYKAREIFLKSLIF; encoded by the coding sequence ATGGCAAGGCAAAGCACTAGTATAAAAGGAATTTTAGAATTTAAAGAATTTCGTTTTGCTTTTGAAAAGAAAAAACTTAAATATCTAAGACTTAGGATAGACAGGGATTTAAATTTCAAACTTAGCATACCGCTATATTATGAGCAAAGAGATGTTTTAAGATTTTTAGAAAAAAATGAAAGTTGGATTAGAGCCAAAGAAAAAGAACTTTCTTTAAAAAGAGTAGTTTTAGCAAGTGATGAATTGTATTTTTTAGGTAAAAAATACAAGCTAGTTTTTAACGAAAATCATAAAAAAGTTCTTATAAAAAAAGATAAAATTTTTGCAAAAAATCAAAAGTCCTTAGATCTTTTCTTGAGGCGTAGTGCTAGAGTGATTTTTGAGTATTTTATAAAAAAATGGGAATTTGCTTTTGAAAGAAAGGTGCAAAGAATTTGCATCAAGGAAATGATTTCAAGATGGGGTTCTTGTAATCATCAAAAAGCATACATAAACTTAAATTTAAAACTTATGCAAAAACCTATAAAAGCTATAGAATATGTGATTTTACATGAACTTACACATTTAATCTACCCACATCATCAAAAAGAATTTTATGATTTTTTATATAAATTTATGCCTGATTATAAAGCAAGGGAAATTTTTCTAAAAAGTCTTATTTTTTAA
- the hypF gene encoding carbamoyltransferase HypF — MSHFGYEIHIKGLVQGVGFRPFVFNIAKELNLKGEVYNNSLGVVIILECGNDDLKIFKEKLFANLPPLARIDDFSFSYKKLQKTYNEFIISTSQDSEKFSPILSDFALCEDCYNEFYDEKNPRFKYPFITCTNCGPRFSIIKKLPYDRVNTTMDEFKMCSFCQSEYEDPANRRFHAQPLSCPKCKITIFLKDKNQNILAKDEKAFILLAKLLEEGKIVAFKGMGGFHLICDSTNKNAINELRIRKNRPKKPFAIMVKDLKMAQELAFINEAEAKLLTSNLKPIVILNSKNIHKSLAPDTNKIGIMLAYMGMHLMLFEHFKKPIIATSANLSSQSIIYEEIKLLEQLSDVFDFYLDYDRTIHNSSDDSIAQVISEKIMFLRTSRGLNPLYINTASIFNTKENILALGSELKNEFACFFKNQIFISPYIGDMKSLDIQERFFKILTFFQNSYKLNFDQILSDKHPQFNYVKEFRDYKNFRVQHHYAHLCACLFEHKIYKNNVLAFVFDGTGYGDDGKIWGGEIFRASLKSYERLNHFKNFKLINADIKNIANLALALIFDFNLESKASEFLAKFSQVKLNNLKKIHTQSSLYTSSLGRIIDAFGAFAFDIQKLDYEAQTGLLMEKYYDKNFDYSYKFDIKEKEICFKNAFLQALEDKDKVKISTGLLNGIANLIIEYSKDFKEEVLLCGGVFQNKTLLEILDRKNFAYKTSLQFPCNDSSIALGQLVHYLSLKT; from the coding sequence ATGTCCCACTTTGGATATGAAATTCATATTAAAGGGCTAGTGCAAGGCGTTGGCTTTCGTCCTTTTGTTTTTAACATAGCTAAAGAGCTTAATTTAAAAGGTGAAGTTTATAATAATAGCTTAGGTGTTGTTATAATCCTTGAGTGTGGCAATGATGATTTAAAAATTTTTAAAGAAAAACTTTTTGCTAATTTACCACCTTTAGCTAGGATAGATGATTTTAGCTTTTCTTATAAAAAACTTCAAAAAACTTATAATGAATTTATCATAAGTACTTCACAAGATAGTGAAAAATTTAGCCCGATTTTAAGTGATTTTGCTCTTTGTGAGGATTGCTATAATGAATTTTACGATGAGAAAAATCCGCGATTTAAATATCCATTCATCACTTGTACAAATTGTGGACCAAGATTTTCTATTATAAAAAAACTTCCATATGATAGAGTTAATACGACTATGGATGAGTTTAAAATGTGTTCTTTTTGTCAAAGCGAGTATGAAGATCCTGCTAATCGTCGTTTTCATGCCCAACCACTCTCATGCCCAAAATGTAAAATTACTATTTTTTTAAAAGATAAAAATCAAAATATTTTAGCCAAAGATGAAAAAGCTTTTATCTTGCTTGCAAAGCTTTTAGAAGAAGGTAAAATCGTAGCTTTTAAAGGTATGGGTGGGTTTCATTTAATTTGTGATAGTACAAATAAAAATGCTATAAATGAACTTAGAATACGCAAAAATCGCCCTAAAAAGCCTTTTGCTATCATGGTAAAAGATCTTAAAATGGCTCAAGAATTAGCTTTTATTAATGAAGCTGAAGCAAAACTTTTAACTTCAAATTTAAAACCCATAGTTATTTTAAATAGCAAAAATATCCATAAAAGCTTAGCACCAGATACCAATAAAATAGGTATTATGTTAGCTTATATGGGAATGCATTTAATGCTTTTTGAACATTTTAAAAAACCTATCATTGCAACAAGTGCTAATTTAAGTTCACAAAGCATTATTTATGAAGAAATAAAACTTTTAGAGCAACTTAGTGATGTATTTGATTTTTATCTTGATTATGATAGAACAATACACAACTCAAGCGATGATAGCATTGCTCAAGTTATTAGCGAAAAAATTATGTTTTTAAGGACTTCAAGGGGTCTTAACCCACTTTATATCAATACAGCAAGTATTTTTAATACAAAAGAAAATATTCTAGCTCTAGGAAGTGAGTTAAAAAACGAATTTGCTTGTTTTTTTAAAAATCAAATTTTCATTTCTCCTTATATAGGCGATATGAAAAGTTTAGACATACAAGAGAGATTTTTTAAAATTTTAACTTTCTTTCAAAACTCTTATAAACTAAATTTTGATCAGATTTTAAGCGACAAACACCCGCAATTTAACTATGTAAAAGAATTTAGAGATTATAAAAATTTTCGCGTGCAACATCACTATGCACATTTGTGTGCTTGTTTATTTGAACACAAAATTTACAAAAATAATGTTTTAGCCTTTGTTTTTGATGGAACAGGTTATGGAGATGATGGAAAAATTTGGGGTGGGGAGATTTTTAGAGCGAGTTTAAAAAGCTATGAAAGGCTAAATCATTTTAAAAATTTCAAACTAATTAATGCAGATATTAAAAATATCGCAAATTTAGCTTTAGCTTTAATTTTTGATTTTAATTTAGAAAGCAAAGCTAGCGAGTTTTTAGCTAAATTTTCTCAAGTAAAATTAAATAATCTTAAAAAAATTCACACTCAAAGCTCTTTATATACGAGTTCTCTTGGTAGGATTATCGATGCTTTTGGCGCTTTTGCTTTTGATATACAAAAGCTTGATTATGAAGCACAAACTGGGCTTTTGATGGAAAAATATTATGATAAAAATTTTGATTATAGTTACAAATTTGACATCAAAGAAAAAGAAATTTGCTTTAAAAATGCTTTTTTGCAAGCTTTAGAAGATAAAGATAAAGTTAAAATTAGCACAGGTTTGCTTAATGGCATTGCAAATTTAATTATAGAATATTCAAAAGATTTTAAAGAAGAAGTGCTTTTATGTGGTGGGGTATTTCAAAATAAAACCTTGCTTGAAATTTTAGATCGAAAAAATTTTGCTTATAAAACTTCTTTGCAATTTCCTTGCAATGATAGTTCTATCGCACTTGGGCAACTTGTGCATTATTTATCTTTAAAAACTTAA
- the hypB gene encoding hydrogenase nickel incorporation protein HypB, giving the protein MCKDCGCSINGHEHHHDHHHENPALKDEKTINVISKILSKNDHQAAHNREHFNEYNTLCINLMSSPGSGKTTLLEETIKTLKDDLKIAVVEGDLETNNDANRIIKAGGLAHQITTGQTCHLDAFMVHEALHHFKLSELDIVFVENVGNLVCPASYDLGEHLNVVLLSVTEGSDKVEKYPVMFRKADLLVITKADLAQHFDFDFKAASMAAKRLNPKIDIMILDSKTKTGFDLWINYLKMKKELN; this is encoded by the coding sequence ATGTGTAAAGATTGCGGTTGTTCTATTAATGGACATGAACATCATCATGATCACCATCATGAAAATCCAGCATTAAAAGATGAAAAAACTATTAATGTTATTAGTAAAATTTTATCAAAAAATGATCATCAAGCAGCTCATAATAGAGAGCATTTTAATGAGTATAATACTCTTTGTATTAATTTAATGAGTTCCCCAGGAAGCGGTAAAACAACGCTTTTAGAAGAAACTATAAAAACTTTAAAAGATGATTTAAAAATAGCTGTGGTTGAAGGAGATTTAGAAACTAATAATGATGCAAATCGCATTATTAAAGCAGGAGGCTTAGCTCATCAAATTACTACAGGACAAACTTGTCATTTAGATGCTTTTATGGTGCATGAAGCTTTACATCATTTTAAACTTAGTGAACTTGATATAGTATTTGTTGAAAATGTGGGAAATTTAGTATGTCCTGCAAGTTATGATTTGGGCGAGCATTTAAATGTAGTTTTACTTTCAGTAACAGAAGGTAGTGATAAGGTAGAAAAATATCCAGTGATGTTTAGAAAGGCTGATTTATTGGTCATTACTAAAGCCGATTTGGCTCAACATTTTGACTTTGATTTCAAAGCAGCTTCTATGGCAGCTAAAAGGCTAAATCCTAAAATAGATATTATGATTTTAGATAGTAAAACAAAAACAGGATTTGATCTTTGGATAAATTATCTAAAAATGAAAAAGGAGCTTAACTAA
- a CDS encoding HypC/HybG/HupF family hydrogenase formation chaperone → MCLSIPSKILEIDELNSAIVETLGVKRRVSLDLISEPLKVGDYVLIHVGFAMEKIDTQAAQESLKIYADIAEKMQNGQIDENEGDMGLKNGFN, encoded by the coding sequence ATGTGTCTTTCTATACCTTCTAAAATTTTAGAAATTGATGAGCTAAATTCAGCCATAGTAGAAACTTTAGGGGTTAAAAGAAGAGTAAGTTTGGATTTAATAAGCGAGCCTTTAAAAGTAGGCGATTATGTGCTTATACATGTGGGTTTTGCTATGGAAAAAATCGACACTCAAGCTGCACAAGAGAGTTTAAAAATTTATGCTGATATAGCAGAGAAAATGCAAAATGGACAAATCGATGAAAATGAAGGCGATATGGGGCTAAAAAATGGATTTAATTAA
- the hypD gene encoding hydrogenase formation protein HypD codes for MDLINDFRNKERILTLKELIASKITKPINIMEICGGHTHSIMKFGLPDLLPKEINFVHGPGCPVCVMPRERIDVALKLASMPNTIFCVLGDMLKVPGSYESLIDLRAKGADIRALYTPLDVIDIALKNPEKNIIFFTIGFETTTPMSGVIIEKGIALNLKNLFFHINHVLVPPAVEAIMQDENVKIDAFLGPSHVSVITGSNIYEPIAKKYKTPIAVSGFEPVDIMLSVLNIVEQMNANTFEVYNEYHRVVSKEGNLKAKALVEKYFKPCDFEFRGLGVIVNGGLCLKDEFAHLDASKVFDCKVQSKNESKACICGQILRGLAKPYDCKVFAKACTPKNPIGSCMVSSEGACAAYYKYYQDKA; via the coding sequence ATGGATTTAATTAATGATTTTAGAAATAAAGAAAGAATTTTAACCTTAAAAGAACTTATTGCTTCTAAAATTACTAAGCCTATTAATATCATGGAAATTTGCGGTGGACATACGCATAGTATTATGAAATTTGGTTTGCCTGATTTATTGCCAAAAGAAATTAATTTTGTTCATGGCCCAGGCTGTCCTGTGTGTGTTATGCCAAGAGAGCGTATTGATGTGGCTTTAAAGCTTGCAAGTATGCCAAATACTATCTTTTGCGTATTAGGCGATATGCTTAAAGTGCCAGGAAGTTATGAAAGCTTAATTGATCTTAGAGCTAAAGGGGCTGATATTAGAGCACTTTATACACCTTTGGATGTGATAGATATAGCTTTAAAAAACCCTGAAAAAAATATAATCTTTTTTACCATAGGTTTTGAGACAACTACACCTATGAGTGGGGTGATTATAGAAAAAGGTATAGCTTTAAATTTAAAAAATTTATTTTTTCATATTAATCATGTGTTGGTTCCACCCGCGGTAGAAGCTATCATGCAAGATGAAAATGTAAAAATTGACGCCTTTTTAGGGCCTTCCCATGTAAGCGTTATCACAGGATCAAACATTTATGAACCTATTGCTAAAAAATACAAAACTCCTATAGCAGTGAGTGGTTTTGAGCCAGTTGATATAATGCTTAGTGTGTTAAATATAGTAGAGCAAATGAATGCAAATACTTTTGAAGTTTATAATGAATATCACAGAGTAGTTAGCAAAGAAGGAAATTTAAAAGCTAAGGCTTTAGTGGAAAAATACTTTAAACCTTGTGATTTTGAATTTAGAGGTCTTGGAGTGATTGTAAATGGCGGGCTTTGTCTAAAAGATGAATTTGCACACTTAGATGCTAGCAAAGTGTTTGATTGTAAAGTACAAAGTAAAAACGAAAGCAAGGCTTGTATTTGTGGTCAAATTTTAAGAGGCTTAGCTAAGCCTTACGATTGTAAGGTGTTTGCAAAAGCTTGCACTCCAAAAAATCCTATAGGTAGCTGTATGGTTTCTAGCGAAGGAGCTTGTGCGGCTTATTATAAATACTATCAAGATAAGGCATAA
- the hypE gene encoding hydrogenase expression/formation protein HypE — translation MKQITLAHGGGGEEMNALISEIFSIFENDVLKEANDAAILDDLAFSTDSFVLNPIFLKDINIGKLAVCGSVNDILMVGAKPLYLSLALILEEGFELEKLKIILKSIKEECDKAGVKLVCGDTKVVPKNKGDEIYINTSCIGKNIQKINTKNLKSGCSILVSRDIGAHGCAVLIERNNLEANIQSDCKSLKDEVLTLLNANISIKAMRDATRGGLSAVLNEWTKLSNLELLIFEEKIPVCDEVLGVCELFGYEPYELANEGTFIICVDKKDEQKALEILKQFNTNAAIIGEITANKKARVVLENVYGAKRILEAPKGELLPRIC, via the coding sequence ATGAAGCAAATTACTTTAGCCCATGGTGGCGGTGGCGAAGAAATGAATGCTTTGATAAGTGAAATTTTTTCTATTTTTGAAAATGATGTTTTAAAAGAAGCAAATGACGCTGCTATTTTAGATGATTTGGCTTTTAGTACTGATTCTTTTGTATTAAATCCTATCTTTTTAAAAGATATAAATATAGGAAAATTAGCAGTTTGTGGTAGCGTAAATGATATATTAATGGTGGGAGCAAAACCGCTATATTTATCATTAGCTTTAATTTTAGAAGAGGGTTTTGAGCTAGAAAAGTTAAAAATTATACTAAAATCTATAAAAGAAGAATGCGATAAAGCGGGAGTAAAGCTAGTTTGCGGGGATACTAAAGTTGTTCCTAAAAATAAAGGCGATGAAATATACATTAATACTTCATGTATAGGTAAAAATATACAAAAAATCAATACCAAAAACTTAAAAAGTGGTTGTAGTATCTTAGTTTCAAGGGATATTGGAGCTCATGGTTGTGCGGTTTTGATTGAAAGAAATAATTTAGAGGCAAATATCCAAAGTGATTGTAAAAGCTTAAAAGATGAAGTTTTAACACTTTTAAATGCAAATATTTCCATAAAAGCAATGCGTGATGCTACGCGTGGTGGGCTTAGTGCGGTTTTAAATGAATGGACTAAATTAAGTAATTTAGAGCTTTTAATATTTGAAGAAAAAATCCCAGTTTGCGATGAAGTTTTAGGGGTTTGTGAGCTTTTTGGGTATGAGCCTTATGAGCTTGCAAATGAAGGAACTTTTATTATTTGTGTAGATAAAAAAGATGAACAAAAAGCATTAGAAATTTTAAAACAATTTAATACTAATGCAGCTATTATAGGTGAAATCACAGCTAATAAAAAAGCAAGAGTGGTTTTAGAAAATGTTTATGGAGCAAAACGCATTTTAGAAGCTCCAAAAGGCGAACTTTTACCAAGAATTTGCTAA